The following proteins are co-located in the Fusobacteria bacterium ZRK30 genome:
- a CDS encoding electron transport complex subunit E has translation MAKNNYIKLLTDPLIKGNPVFVLLLGLCPTLGVTNSAINGMAMGLATLVVLSCSNVIISAIKNLIPAKVRIPAYIIVIATLVTIVQMVMQGYLPDLYAVLGLFLPLIVVNCIILGRAESFASKNGIFPSLLDGIGNGLGFTLALTVLGAIREILGNGSFFGLQLTPPTFQPALIFILAPGAFITIGFIIATQNFIKMKKEG, from the coding sequence ACAGATCCATTAATTAAGGGAAATCCGGTATTTGTATTGTTGCTTGGATTATGTCCTACACTAGGTGTAACTAACTCAGCTATAAATGGTATGGCAATGGGACTTGCGACACTGGTAGTTTTATCATGTTCAAATGTAATCATATCAGCTATAAAAAACTTGATACCGGCAAAGGTTAGAATACCAGCTTATATCATTGTAATAGCTACTTTAGTAACTATCGTACAGATGGTAATGCAAGGTTACCTTCCAGATCTATATGCAGTATTAGGGTTATTCTTACCTCTAATAGTTGTTAACTGTATAATCTTAGGAAGAGCTGAGAGTTTTGCTTCTAAAAATGGAATATTTCCTTCATTATTAGATGGTATTGGAAATGGATTAGGATTCACTCTGGCACTTACAGTATTAGGTGCTATCAGAGAAATTTTAGGAAACGGAAGTTTCTTCGGATTACAATTGACTCCTCCAACCTTCCAACCGGCGTTAATATTCATATTAGCACCTGGAGCATTTATAACAATTGGTTTTATCATAGCGACACAAAATTTTATTAAGATGAAAAAGGAGGGATAA
- the rsxA gene encoding electron transport complex subunit RsxA has product MDLGNLFGIIFGSIFINNFVFAKFLGICPFMGVSKKVESSIGMGMAVTFVMTLASAVTWVVQNYLLVPFGLEYLQTIAFILIIASLVQFVEMAVQKTSPNLYKALGVFLPLITTNCAVLGVAILNIQEKYNFIETVVNGMAAAIGFTMALILLAGIRERLEYADVPKPFQGVAIAFVTAGLLAMAFMGFSGMKI; this is encoded by the coding sequence ATGGATTTAGGAAATTTATTTGGAATCATATTTGGTTCTATATTTATAAATAACTTTGTATTTGCTAAATTTTTGGGAATATGTCCTTTCATGGGTGTTTCTAAAAAGGTAGAATCTTCAATAGGGATGGGTATGGCTGTTACTTTCGTAATGACGTTAGCATCAGCAGTAACTTGGGTAGTGCAAAACTATCTATTAGTTCCTTTTGGATTAGAATATTTACAGACAATAGCATTTATATTAATAATAGCTTCATTGGTACAATTTGTTGAGATGGCAGTACAAAAGACTTCACCTAACCTTTACAAGGCTTTAGGAGTATTTTTACCACTTATCACAACTAACTGTGCAGTACTAGGGGTAGCAATTTTAAATATTCAAGAGAAGTATAACTTTATTGAAACTGTTGTAAATGGTATGGCAGCAGCAATAGGATTTACTATGGCACTTATCTTACTTGCAGGAATAAGAGAAAGATTAGAGTATGCAGATGTACCAAAACCATTTCAAGGTGTAGCAATAGCCTTTGTCACAGCTGGATTATTAGCGATGGCATTTATGGGATTCTCTGGGATGAAAATATAA
- a CDS encoding RnfABCDGE type electron transport complex subunit B gives MIYAILVLGGIGLTMGLFLAFASKKFEVEIDPNVEKIMDILPGANCGACGFPGCGGYAEAVALEGADPALCAPGGAQVVNDIAAIMGGEGADPNAVKQVARVKCQGDNSKTTKIYDLNTEMKTCATSTLYFGGDKSCWHGCLGYGDCVKVCPADAIEINARGIAVINEEKCISCTKCVKECPKNIIEMMPENQKVTVLCNSKDKGAQARKSCTVACIACGMCVKACPVQVKDADGNITKAISITNNLAKIDKDLCINCGLCSMKCPTNAIINEIKEVKKAEVIEEKCIGCTACARVCPVDCIEGAVKEKHKVDQEKCIGCGLCFDKCKFSAIKMNVTEIRK, from the coding sequence ATGATATACGCTATATTAGTATTAGGAGGAATAGGTCTTACTATGGGACTATTCTTAGCCTTTGCTTCAAAGAAATTTGAGGTAGAGATAGATCCTAATGTTGAAAAGATAATGGATATATTACCTGGTGCCAATTGTGGAGCTTGTGGATTCCCTGGATGTGGAGGGTATGCAGAAGCAGTAGCATTAGAAGGTGCTGACCCTGCATTATGTGCTCCTGGTGGTGCACAGGTTGTAAATGATATAGCAGCTATTATGGGTGGAGAAGGTGCTGACCCGAATGCTGTAAAGCAGGTGGCTAGAGTAAAATGTCAAGGAGATAACTCTAAGACAACTAAGATATATGATCTAAACACTGAGATGAAAACGTGTGCTACATCTACCCTTTATTTTGGTGGAGATAAGTCGTGCTGGCATGGTTGTTTAGGATATGGAGACTGTGTAAAAGTATGTCCGGCTGATGCAATAGAGATTAACGCAAGAGGAATTGCAGTTATAAATGAGGAAAAATGTATCTCATGTACTAAGTGTGTAAAGGAATGTCCTAAAAATATCATAGAGATGATGCCTGAAAATCAAAAAGTAACGGTATTATGTAACTCTAAAGATAAGGGTGCCCAAGCTAGAAAATCTTGTACTGTAGCATGTATCGCATGTGGAATGTGTGTGAAGGCATGTCCGGTACAGGTAAAAGATGCCGATGGTAATATAACTAAGGCAATCTCAATAACTAACAACTTAGCTAAGATCGATAAAGATCTTTGTATCAACTGCGGGCTTTGCTCGATGAAGTGTCCGACAAATGCAATAATAAATGAGATTAAAGAGGTTAAGAAAGCCGAAGTAATCGAAGAAAAATGTATTGGTTGTACAGCTTGTGCAAGAGTATGTCCGGTTGACTGTATTGAAGGAGCAGTTAAAGAAAAGCATAAAGTTGACCAGGAAAAATGTATTGGTTGCGGGCTTTGTTTCGATAAGTGTAAATTCTCTGCAATTAAGATGAATGTAACTGAAATAAGAAAATAG
- a CDS encoding DMT family transporter: MKKDLIILHIAVLLFGLSGLFGKLIEAPSQVIVSGRVIFATMFLYIVLKFKNEKVEMSSPTSKKIIILQGSLLFLHWFSFFQAIKLSSVALGLLSFSSFPIFTTFMEPLFFKEKLERGKVITAIITFIGISMVIPLNGIDVKMLSGIGMGIFSGFSFAVLAIMNRKFSSSVSGIKLTFYQCLGASFWSIPVLLLWNKVPSGKDIFFMLILGVVFTGVAHTLFVMSLKRISASTVSVTTCLEPVYAIIFAAFILGEIPTLKIVLGSSIIILAAFLSTKRTVLKDKPAV, from the coding sequence ATGAAAAAGGATCTTATTATATTACACATTGCGGTTTTACTTTTCGGGTTATCAGGACTTTTTGGTAAACTCATAGAGGCGCCTTCTCAGGTGATTGTCAGTGGCCGGGTTATATTTGCTACAATGTTTCTTTATATTGTTCTTAAGTTTAAAAATGAAAAGGTAGAGATGAGTTCTCCAACTTCAAAAAAAATTATAATTTTGCAGGGGTCACTCTTATTTCTCCATTGGTTTTCATTTTTTCAGGCGATTAAGTTATCCAGTGTAGCTCTAGGGTTATTGTCTTTTTCGAGTTTTCCTATCTTTACAACCTTTATGGAACCTTTATTTTTTAAGGAAAAATTAGAGCGTGGAAAAGTCATTACAGCTATAATAACTTTTATTGGAATTTCCATGGTAATACCGCTAAATGGGATAGATGTTAAGATGTTAAGCGGGATAGGTATGGGTATATTTTCTGGATTTTCATTTGCAGTACTAGCTATAATGAATAGAAAATTTTCAAGTTCAGTATCGGGGATTAAACTTACATTCTATCAATGTCTGGGAGCATCATTTTGGTCAATCCCTGTTTTATTGTTATGGAATAAAGTTCCATCGGGAAAAGACATATTTTTCATGCTGATATTAGGAGTAGTTTTTACAGGGGTAGCTCATACTCTCTTTGTTATGTCGCTAAAGAGAATTAGTGCAAGTACGGTGAGTGTTACCACATGTTTAGAGCCTGTATATGCTATTATATTTGCAGCCTTTATATTGGGAGAAATACCTACTCTAAAGATAGTATTAGGAAGTAGTATAATCATATTGGCAGCATTTTTATCGACTAAAAGAACAGTTTTAAAAGATAAACCTGCTGTATAA
- the recQ gene encoding DNA helicase RecQ produces the protein MVDKAYEILKKYFGYTTFKEGQEPIIKNILEGQDTLGIMPTGGGKSICYQIPALIFEGITLVVSPLISLMQDQVDALNTLGVSSVYINSTLTPKEMHTIYMEISNGDHKIIYVTPERFENSEFIDRIRMEKISQIAIDEAHCISQWGHDFRRSYLNVPNFIKQLPGNPIVTAFTATATPKVREDIIKNMRFNPNVFINGFDRKNLKFTTIKGVNSLSYIKKYLKEHSDEGGIIYASTRKEVDSIYSELSERGYKVGRYHAGLSDNERQQNQDDFINDRLTLMVATNAFGMGIDKSNVRFVIHSNLPKDLESYYQEAGRAGRDGLDSHCILIFNPKDIQTQTFFINNNQFESSEEIMNIKREKLSSMVNYCHTSKCVRSYILEYFGDDRIENCNNCSNCLDDGEVEDITVEVQKILSCVYRTEQRFGINMIVGVLGGSKNKSILSWNLDKASTYGLLSDYSQKDIRALVDLLVGDEYLDVTKTEFPTLRLTKKAFEFIKSKEKFTRKVTKIQRKTTYEWEGSFDLLRKLRADIARTEGKPPYTIFSDKTLQEMAKYLPTDYEGLLDINGVGEKKYEKYGIKFLEVIKEIKGDTSPIEVRETVKKEAKPKKASTKDSTHRISYQLFLDGKNVDKIAAERKSKFDTILSHLFKCMDEGLEVDLSRIVDSQKKKLILAAIEKVGGTMLRPIKDELPNDIEYYEIKVVLKEL, from the coding sequence ATAGTGGATAAAGCTTATGAAATTTTAAAAAAATATTTTGGGTACACCACCTTTAAAGAGGGACAGGAACCCATCATTAAAAACATCCTGGAGGGACAGGATACCTTGGGAATTATGCCGACTGGAGGAGGTAAATCTATCTGTTACCAAATTCCTGCTCTTATATTTGAAGGGATAACCCTTGTGGTATCTCCTCTGATCTCCCTTATGCAGGACCAGGTAGATGCACTAAATACATTAGGAGTTTCTTCTGTCTATATCAATAGTACCCTTACTCCTAAAGAGATGCATACCATCTACATGGAGATCTCAAATGGAGACCACAAGATCATCTATGTTACCCCGGAACGATTTGAAAATTCAGAGTTCATAGACAGGATCAGAATGGAGAAGATCTCCCAGATAGCCATAGATGAGGCACATTGTATCTCCCAATGGGGACATGATTTTAGAAGATCATACCTCAATGTTCCTAATTTTATAAAACAGCTCCCTGGTAATCCTATAGTTACAGCATTTACTGCTACTGCAACTCCTAAAGTCAGGGAAGATATTATAAAAAATATGAGGTTTAATCCCAATGTGTTCATAAATGGATTCGATAGGAAAAATCTGAAATTTACAACTATAAAAGGGGTTAACAGCTTATCCTATATCAAGAAATATCTCAAGGAACACAGCGATGAAGGGGGGATTATCTATGCCTCTACAAGAAAGGAAGTTGACTCCATCTACTCTGAACTATCTGAACGTGGATACAAGGTAGGAAGATATCATGCCGGATTATCTGATAATGAAAGACAACAAAACCAGGATGATTTCATAAATGACAGATTAACTCTCATGGTAGCAACCAACGCCTTTGGAATGGGAATCGATAAATCCAATGTTCGTTTTGTTATCCATAGTAACCTGCCAAAGGATCTGGAAAGTTACTATCAGGAAGCCGGAAGAGCTGGAAGAGACGGGTTGGATTCTCACTGTATATTGATATTTAATCCTAAAGATATCCAGACTCAGACTTTTTTCATAAATAATAATCAGTTTGAATCCTCTGAAGAGATTATGAATATCAAACGTGAAAAATTGAGTTCTATGGTGAACTACTGCCATACTTCTAAATGTGTCAGATCATATATTTTGGAATATTTCGGAGACGACAGGATAGAAAACTGCAATAATTGTAGTAACTGTTTAGATGACGGTGAGGTAGAAGATATCACAGTTGAGGTTCAAAAAATACTTTCTTGTGTCTACCGTACTGAGCAGAGGTTCGGGATAAATATGATTGTAGGAGTCCTGGGAGGCTCTAAAAATAAGAGTATTCTTAGTTGGAATCTAGATAAAGCTTCTACCTATGGACTGCTATCAGATTATTCCCAGAAAGACATCAGAGCTTTGGTTGACCTTCTGGTAGGCGATGAGTATTTAGATGTTACTAAAACAGAGTTCCCTACTTTGAGATTGACTAAAAAAGCCTTTGAATTCATAAAGAGCAAGGAAAAATTCACTAGAAAAGTGACTAAAATTCAGAGAAAAACTACCTATGAATGGGAGGGAAGCTTTGATCTCCTTCGTAAACTTCGAGCTGATATTGCAAGGACTGAAGGGAAACCGCCATATACTATATTTTCTGACAAAACCCTCCAGGAGATGGCCAAATATCTCCCTACTGACTACGAAGGTCTATTGGATATAAATGGTGTAGGAGAGAAAAAATATGAAAAATACGGAATAAAATTTTTAGAGGTAATAAAAGAGATAAAGGGTGATACCAGCCCAATAGAAGTAAGAGAAACTGTAAAAAAAGAGGCTAAACCTAAAAAAGCCAGCACCAAAGACAGCACACACAGGATCTCCTACCAATTATTTTTAGATGGTAAAAATGTAGATAAGATTGCAGCTGAAAGGAAAAGTAAGTTCGATACCATCCTCAGCCATCTGTTTAAGTGTATGGATGAAGGATTAGAAGTTGACCTCTCAAGGATCGTAGACAGCCAAAAAAAGAAGTTGATATTGGCTGCCATTGAAAAAGTTGGCGGGACTATGCTCCGACCTATCAAAGATGAGCTACCAAATGATATAGAATATTATGAGATCAAGGTAGTGCTGAAAGAGTTATAA
- a CDS encoding NUDIX domain-containing protein, translating to MRILRKFISENINLEDKKTYKRIAARGIILDGENILLLYTKRYDDYSFPGGGVDEGEDLVEGVKREINEETGAKNIEILDEYGVYDEIKPIYKKDYDYINMISHFFICDIHKELGETNLEDYEINNGMDARWVNIYEAIAHNKEVIKNQPENIGLYIDRELFMLELVAKELVEKQYNSGSN from the coding sequence ATGAGAATACTCAGAAAATTTATTTCAGAAAATATAAATTTAGAAGATAAAAAAACGTATAAAAGAATTGCTGCCAGGGGAATTATATTAGATGGTGAAAATATCTTACTCCTCTATACAAAAAGGTATGATGACTACAGCTTCCCCGGAGGAGGAGTCGATGAAGGTGAAGATCTAGTAGAAGGTGTAAAAAGAGAGATCAATGAGGAGACAGGAGCTAAAAATATAGAGATATTAGATGAATATGGTGTCTATGACGAGATAAAACCTATCTATAAAAAAGACTATGACTATATCAATATGATCTCGCATTTTTTCATCTGTGATATCCACAAGGAATTAGGAGAAACTAATTTAGAGGATTATGAGATAAACAATGGCATGGATGCCAGATGGGTAAATATCTATGAGGCTATTGCCCACAATAAGGAAGTTATCAAAAATCAGCCTGAAAATATTGGTCTTTATATAGATAGAGAGTTATTTATGCTGGAATTAGTGGCAAAAGAATTAGTAGAAAAACAGTATAACTCTGGATCCAATTAA
- a CDS encoding ABC transporter substrate-binding protein, which translates to MKRLTKILNLVLALSLLLVVACGKNDDKNDEIPAQSNEVTVYSPLFPDAINSVVDGFTNKTGIKVNLVVAGTGELLKRVQAESENPLGDVIFGGGAESLNSYKEYFAPYKSVNHNNIDPLFRDPEDKWFGFAVLPMVMIYNTDLVTKEEAPTSWNDLIDPKWSGKIAMASPVKSGSSYTITATLLTAFGKDSEAGFDFVKKFVTNLDGKILGGSSAVPKGVVDKEYSIGLTLESSAVKYKNAGGHIEIVYPSEGTSVVADGAALIKGAINEENAKLFLDYVGSKEVQEILATKFNIRGVRTDVALPEGLGPISDIKLLDYDFDWASSSKKDIVKRWKNIVSGKE; encoded by the coding sequence ATGAAAAGATTAACGAAAATTTTAAATTTAGTATTGGCACTATCACTTCTATTGGTTGTAGCTTGTGGAAAAAATGATGATAAAAATGATGAAATACCTGCTCAAAGCAATGAAGTCACGGTATATTCACCACTTTTTCCTGATGCTATCAATAGTGTTGTTGATGGTTTTACAAACAAAACAGGAATCAAGGTTAACCTGGTTGTAGCAGGTACTGGAGAATTACTTAAAAGAGTCCAAGCTGAAAGTGAGAATCCTTTAGGGGATGTTATTTTTGGAGGAGGAGCTGAATCTCTGAATTCATACAAAGAATATTTCGCACCATATAAAAGTGTAAACCATAATAATATAGATCCTTTATTTAGGGACCCTGAAGATAAGTGGTTTGGTTTTGCTGTACTGCCTATGGTTATGATCTATAATACTGATCTTGTAACTAAGGAAGAAGCTCCTACTTCTTGGAATGATTTAATCGACCCTAAGTGGAGTGGAAAAATAGCTATGGCTTCTCCTGTTAAATCCGGATCATCTTATACTATCACTGCTACTCTATTGACTGCCTTTGGAAAAGATTCTGAAGCTGGTTTTGATTTTGTTAAAAAATTCGTAACTAATCTTGATGGTAAGATTTTAGGAGGTTCATCTGCTGTACCTAAAGGTGTAGTAGATAAGGAATACTCTATCGGATTAACTTTAGAGAGTTCAGCTGTTAAATATAAAAATGCCGGTGGACACATCGAAATAGTATATCCATCTGAAGGTACTTCTGTTGTTGCTGATGGTGCTGCTTTAATTAAAGGTGCTATCAACGAAGAGAATGCTAAATTATTCTTAGACTATGTGGGGAGTAAAGAGGTTCAGGAAATTTTAGCTACAAAGTTTAATATCAGAGGAGTTAGAACTGATGTTGCTCTTCCAGAGGGATTAGGACCGATTTCAGATATCAAACTACTTGATTATGATTTTGACTGGGCATCTAGTAGTAAAAAAGATATAGTTAAAAGATGGAAAAATATAGTTTCAGGAAAGGAGTAA
- a CDS encoding NUDIX domain-containing protein, whose translation MKLLKDIDCTILKDKRVYKRPSSRGIILKDDKILLLYIKKHDDYSFPGGGLEKDETPREGLIREIQEETGANNIKIISNYGIYNEIIPPLKRKEIDYIYMTSYFFICSVDSNLGKPQLEDYEEEMGIKALWINIHDAVAHNKKVQKEKPIYMSRYLERELFILELVAEELEKNTDINFRNYMIDFY comes from the coding sequence ATGAAACTATTAAAGGATATTGACTGTACAATTCTTAAAGATAAAAGAGTCTATAAAAGGCCATCTTCTCGTGGAATTATTTTAAAGGACGATAAAATTTTACTTTTATATATAAAAAAACACGATGATTACAGCTTCCCCGGTGGAGGTTTAGAAAAAGATGAAACTCCCAGGGAAGGTTTAATCCGGGAGATACAAGAGGAAACTGGTGCCAACAATATTAAGATAATTTCTAATTATGGAATCTATAATGAAATTATTCCGCCTTTAAAGAGAAAAGAGATTGATTATATCTATATGACCTCTTATTTTTTTATATGTAGTGTTGATTCTAATCTAGGAAAACCTCAATTAGAAGATTATGAGGAGGAGATGGGAATTAAAGCTCTATGGATAAATATCCATGATGCCGTAGCACACAATAAGAAAGTCCAGAAAGAAAAACCAATATATATGAGCAGATACCTGGAAAGGGAGTTATTTATATTAGAACTTGTAGCCGAGGAACTAGAGAAAAATACCGATATCAATTTTAGAAACTATATGATCGACTTTTATTAG
- the hydG gene encoding [FeFe] hydrogenase H-cluster radical SAM maturase HydG, producing MNNLAWKEEVKEESFINSDLIESLLLTNPTDEDFYRVMEKAKKGERLSLEETTVLLNTEDQDKIDEMFALAKHIKEDVYGNRVVLFAPLYLGNKCTNSCTYCGFNVHNQQMTRKTLSLDELGQEIEALVDEGHKRIIQVYGTHPDYSPEYIRDTVNKTYSVKKGNGEIRRVNINAAPQTIEDFKIIKESEIGTYQIFQETYHEPSYAMVHPKGEKSNFKWRLFGLSRAMKAGIDDVGIGALFGIYKWKFEVLGLMQHVEHLEDNFGVGPHTISFPRLNEASGVNHDDKYLINDMELKRIIAILRLAVPYTGLILTARENAELRRECMELGVSQIDAGTQIELQGYSNKKNKCQQDLDKEQFKIGDSRDLDDILRELMKNGFTPSFCTACYRLGRTGEHFMEFSKPGFIHNFCTPNAILTLAEYLEDYASEETKKVGYNLIDSSVDTSRLTEETKASLKVKLEEIKNSKRDLYY from the coding sequence ATGAATAACTTAGCATGGAAAGAGGAGGTTAAAGAGGAAAGTTTTATTAATTCTGATTTAATCGAATCTCTATTATTAACTAATCCTACAGATGAAGATTTTTATAGGGTTATGGAAAAGGCTAAAAAAGGTGAAAGACTTAGTTTGGAAGAAACAACTGTTCTTTTAAATACCGAAGATCAGGATAAGATCGATGAGATGTTTGCACTGGCAAAACATATCAAAGAGGATGTTTATGGAAATAGAGTAGTGTTATTTGCTCCCCTATATCTAGGAAATAAATGTACTAACTCTTGTACATACTGTGGGTTCAATGTTCATAACCAGCAAATGACCAGAAAAACATTATCCCTGGATGAATTGGGACAAGAGATAGAAGCTCTTGTAGATGAAGGACACAAGAGAATTATCCAGGTATATGGTACTCATCCTGACTATTCTCCTGAATATATCAGAGATACTGTAAATAAAACTTATTCTGTAAAAAAAGGTAATGGAGAGATCAGACGTGTCAATATAAATGCAGCTCCTCAGACTATTGAGGATTTTAAAATTATAAAGGAATCAGAGATTGGAACATATCAAATATTCCAAGAAACATACCATGAGCCGTCTTATGCAATGGTTCATCCAAAGGGAGAAAAATCTAACTTTAAGTGGAGATTATTTGGTCTGTCCCGTGCTATGAAAGCAGGTATAGACGATGTAGGTATTGGAGCATTATTTGGTATCTATAAGTGGAAATTCGAAGTTTTAGGATTGATGCAGCATGTGGAACATTTAGAAGATAATTTTGGTGTAGGACCCCATACAATATCATTTCCCAGGTTAAATGAAGCTTCCGGAGTCAACCATGATGATAAATACCTGATCAATGATATGGAATTAAAGAGAATTATAGCTATCCTTAGACTGGCAGTTCCTTATACAGGACTTATCCTTACAGCCCGTGAAAATGCTGAATTAAGACGTGAATGTATGGAACTTGGAGTATCTCAAATCGATGCCGGTACTCAGATAGAGTTACAGGGATATTCTAATAAGAAAAATAAATGTCAGCAGGACTTAGATAAGGAACAGTTTAAGATTGGTGATTCCAGAGATCTCGATGATATCTTAAGAGAACTTATGAAAAATGGATTTACTCCTTCATTCTGTACAGCCTGTTATAGACTTGGCCGTACCGGGGAACACTTTATGGAATTTTCAAAACCTGGATTTATCCATAATTTCTGTACTCCTAATGCTATCCTGACTTTAGCTGAATATCTTGAAGATTATGCCAGTGAAGAGACTAAAAAAGTAGGGTATAATCTAATCGATTCCAGCGTCGATACATCTAGATTAACTGAAGAAACTAAAGCTTCTCTAAAGGTAAAATTAGAGGAGATAAAAAATAGTAAGAGAGATCTATATTACTAA